A DNA window from Impatiens glandulifera chromosome 7, dImpGla2.1, whole genome shotgun sequence contains the following coding sequences:
- the LOC124946071 gene encoding quinone oxidoreductase-like protein 2 homolog, with protein MEALVCRKIGDPTEAPNSSENSAFALEISHPIPGLDWSTAVRVRVKATSLNYATHLQILGKYQDKPPLPFIPGSDYSGIVDSIGPKVSKFKVGDPVCSFAPQGSFAQFIVVDETHLLPVPDGCDLVAAGALPAVYGTSHVALTHRANLRPGQVLLVLGAAGGVGVSAVQIGKACGAVVIAVARGYEKIQFLKSLGVDFVVDSSKSDIIVSIKGFLNERNLKGVDVLYDPVGGKLAKDSMKVLKWGAQILVIGFASGEVPVIPANIALVKNWTIHGLHWGHSHRIHQPAVLEDSLKELLSWFATGKISINIYKAYSLKEANLAFSAIRDRKVIGKVVIICDNKGANSKL; from the exons ATGGAGGCCCTTGTATGCAGGAAGATAGGTGACCCGACAGAGGCTCCAAACTCATCGGAGAACTCTGCTTTCGCTCTAGAAATCTCTCATCCAATCCCAGGACTGGATTGGTCGACTGCCGTAAGAGTGAGAGTCAAAGCTACGAGCTTGAACTACGCCACTCACCTTCAGATTCTTGGTAAGTACCAAGACAAACCTCCTTTGCCCTTTATCCCAGGTTCCGATTATTCCGGAATCGTCGATTCAATCGGTCCTAAGGTATCCAAGTTCAAAGTCGGCGATCCTGTCTGTTCTTTTGCTCCCCAAGGAAGTTTCGCACAATTCATCGTCGTCGATGAGACTCACTT GCTTCCCGTACCTGATGGATGTGATTTGGTTGCTGCTGGTGCACTTCCTGCTGTCTATGGAACATCACATGTGGCCCTTACTCATAGGGCTAATTTAAGGCCGGGCCAG GTTTTGCTAGTTCTTGGTGCAGCAGGAGGTGTTGGTGTTTCAGCTGTACAAATTGGAAAAGCTTGTGGTGCAGTTGTCATTGCTGTTGCTAG GGGATATGAAAAGATACAATTTTTGAAGTCTCTAGGTGTTGATTTTGTTGTTGACTCAAGCAAAAGTGATATTATTGTAAGCATCAAGGGATTCCTTAATGAAAGAAATCTCAAAGGAGTTGATGTTTTGTATGACCCAGTTGGTGGTAAGCTCGCAAAAGATTCAATGAAAGTATTGAAGTGGGGAGCCCAAATTTTGGTCATAGGTTTTGCAAGTGGAGAAGTTCCTGTTATTCCTGCAAATATTGCTCTTGTAAAG AATTGGACTATACATGGACTTCACTGGGGACATAGTCATAGAATTCATCAACCAGCTGTGTTGGAGGATTCTCTGAAGGAGCTATTGTCTTGGTTTGCAACAGGCAAAATATCCATTAATATCTACAAGGCTTATAGCCTCAAGGAG GCCAACCTTGCATTTTCTGCTATAAGGGACAGGAAAGTGATAGGAAAGGTGGTGATCATTTGTGACAACAAAGGTGCAAATTCCAAGCTTTAA
- the LOC124910648 gene encoding E3 ubiquitin-protein ligase RNFT1-like has product METSTGNDADRFTDSSSSNSDTVSTSRNHASRFPVLRFLRSPVTTFLEYSGVLPSRSSNLDDTERLVPFRRARDGQFHGTSDDPAGAARNGEVSIRIIGSEERDRIDYNDGITGYRLNGEVAHGGNEGSGGGDGESDRISDASSLSGLENGEREDGDATTSGNGNRDASYQRYDIQQVARLIEQILPFSLLLLVVFIRQHLQGFFLTIWITTVIFKSNDILKKQTALKAEKKLYVLVGICLIFLLHVIGVYWWYWSLDLLHPLIMLPPTSVPPFWHAIFIILVNDTMVRQLAMVLKCVLLMYYKNGRSHNFRRQGQMLTLVEYTLLFYRAMLPVPVWYRFFLNKDYGNLFSSLTTGLYLTIKLASIVEKVRSFSVALRALSRKEIHYGTHATDEQVNSVGDLCAICQEKMQAPILLCCKHIFCEDCVSEWFERERTCPLCRALVRPPELRSFGDGSTSLLFQLF; this is encoded by the exons ATGGAAACTTCAACTGGTAACGATGCCGATAGGTTTACTGACTCATCCTCTTCCAACAGTGATACTGTCAGCACTTCAAGGAATCACGCGTCACGATTCCCTGTTCTACGTTTCCTCCGCTCTCCAGTAACAACCTTTCTCGAATATTCTGGAGTTCTCCCATCAAGATCGAGCAATCTCGACGACACGGAGCGTCTGGTACCTTTCAGAAGGGCTCGCGATGGACAGTTCCACGGTACTTCCGATGATCCCGCAGGTGCCGCAAGAAATGGAGAAGTTTCAATTAGGATCATCGGCTCTGAGGAACGCGACCGCATTGACTATAATGATGGCATCACTGGTTATAGATTGAACGGAGAGGTTGCGCATGGTGGAAATGAAGGTTCGGGTGGTGGTGATGGTGAGAGTGATAGGATTTCTGACGCTTCTTCTTTATCAGGGCTTGAAAATGGAGAGAGAGAAGACGGTGATGCCACCACTAGTGGGAATGGTAATAGGGATGCCTCGTACCAGAGATATGATATACAGCAAGTGGCGAGGTTGATTGAGCAAATTCTCCCGTTTTCGTTGCTATTGTTGGTCGTTTTCATCCGTCAGCATCTGCAAG GTTTCTTTCTGACGATATGGATTACTACTGTAATATTCAAATCCAATGATATTCTTAAGAAACAGACTGCTCTAAAG GCAGAGAAAAAACTGTATGTCCTTGTTGGCATATGCTTGATTTTCTTGCTTCATGTGATTGGTGTGTACTGGTGGTATTGGTCCCTTGATCTCCTGCACCCACTGATCATGCTTCCTCCAACATCTGTACCACCTTTCTGGCATGCTATATTCATTATTCTGGTAAACG ACACAATGGTGCGACAATTGGCTATGGTTCTGAAATGTGTGCTGCTAATGTACTACAAGAATGGCAGAAGTCATAATTTTCGTAGACAG GGTCAAATGTTAACCCTAGTTGAGTATACACTGCTATTCTATAGGGCAATGTTGCCTGTACCAGTCTGGTATCGGTTCTTCTTGAATAAAGATTATGGAAACCTCTTTTCTTCATTGACAACTGGGTTATACTTGACTATTAAACTTGCATCAATTGTTGAGAAG GTGCGATCTTTCTCTGTTGCATTGAGAGCTTTGTCAAGGAAGGAAATTCATTATGGTACACATGCTACAGATGAGCAG GTAAATTCTGTGGGAGACCTCTGTGCTATTTGCCAGGAAAAGATGCAAGCTCCAATTTTATTATGCTGCAAACATATTTTCTGTGAGGATTGTGTGTCTGAATG GTTTGAACGAGAAAGAACATGCCCCTTATGCAGGGCCTTGGTTAGGCCTCCGGAACTGCGTTCGTTTGGGGATGGATCAACCAGTTTATTGTTCCAGTTGTTCTAG